Part of the Rhizobiales bacterium NRL2 genome is shown below.
GTGCGGGCCATCCTCGGCAATATCGGGGTGATCGTGCTGCCGGAACAACGCGCAGTCCCCGGCGCGCCGAAGCTGATCGAGGACGGGCGGGTGACCGACGAAGCGACCCGCGAGTCGCTTGAGGCGATCGGCCGCCGGGTCGCCGAGGTGGCCGGCGCGCTGAGGGCCTGACACCTCACTCAGGCATCGGAAAGGCGCCCCCGTCGCCTGCCGGCCAGGACGGCAGGTCCGGCTCCAGTTCGTAGTACGCGCCCTTGGTTGCGGTGAAGATATGACCCTGCAGCTTCAGGCCCGTCGCATCGTCCAGCGTGCCGGCGGCGATGGAGATGTGGGCGGCGTCGTCGCCCAGCCAGTAAAGCGTGGAGCCGCATTCGCCGCAGAACCCGCGTCCCGCGAAATCGCTGGCGCGGTACCATTTCAGCCCGCGGTCCTCGGTCATGGAGAAATGACGCCGGTTGACCGAGGCGGCGGGCAGATAATGTCCCGTGGTCTTGCGGCATTGCCCGCAGTGACAGGCAACGATGTCGCGGACCGGGCCGTCGATCCGGTAGCTGACGGCGCCGCAGAGGCATCCGCCGGTTCGTGTCGGGTGTTCGGACATCTCGCCCTCCTGCTGAACATGTTCGCGACATGTTCCGGCGTTCTGGCGAGACTGTCGAACGAAATGATCTCAGGCGTCACGCTAGTTCCGCTCACGAGAGACGGCGCCGGCGGGCTAGCTGAACATCCGCCTTGAACGCCGCCGGCGGGCGAGCAGGACCAGGATGAGGCCGGGCAGGCCGAGCACCAGCCAGGCCGGGGCCAGCAGGATATTGAGCATGATGGGGTCCCACAGGAACGGATGGACGTAGCGCTCCAGCCCCACCTGGGTCGCCCGCAGGCTGTCCCGGTCGATCCGCGCCCAGATCTCGCCGGTGGTCAGGATGGCCCATTCGCCGGCTTCCAGCGAATTGAGGATCTCCACTCCCAGCGCGGTGATTCCCGCCAGAAGCAGCAGATATCCAAGAATGCGCAGCACGATCATGCGTTCGGGGCTCCCGGAGGGGACGGGCGAACCCGCCTTTGACAAAGCCTCGCAAGCGGGGTGCGCCGCTGTCAACGCGTCTCCGCCGGCGGGCTATCGCGCTTCGGGGAATCTGGGCTAAGACTGCCCCCGGTCGATTTCGAGGAAACGGGAGTCCGCAATGAACGTGCTGGTCATCGGCTCGGGCGGTCGCGAGCACGCGCTTTGCTGGAAGCTGGCGGCTTCGCCGGTGCTGACGCGTCTGATCTGCGCGCCGGGCAATGGCGGCATCGCCGATGACGCCGAGTGCGTGGCCCTGGACGTCGCCGACCACGCGGCGGTGGTCGCTTTCTGCCGGGGTGAGGGGGTCGACCTCGTGGTGGTTGGACCCGAGGCGCCGCTGGTGGCCGGACTGGTCGACGATCTGGAAGCCGCCGGCATCAGGGCGTTCGGACCGTCGCGCGCCGCCTCCGAACTGGAGGCGTCCAAGGGTTTCACCAAGGACCTCTGCCGCCGTCATGGCATTCCCACCGGCGACTACGAACGCTTCACCGACGCTGCCGCGGCGAAGGCCTATGTTGCGGCGAAGGGCGCGCCGATCGTGGTCAAGGCCGATGGCCTCGCCGCGGGCAAGGGCGTGACCGTGGCGCAGAGCGTCGAGGAGGCGAACGCGGCTATCGACGAGGCCTTTGGCGGCCGCTTCGGCGCGGCCGGCGCCGAGATCGTCGTTGAGGAATATCTCGTGGGCGAGGAAGCCAGCTTCTTCGTGCTCACCGACGGCCGCAACGTGCTGCCGCTGGCGACGGCGCAGGACCACAAGCCCGTCGGGGACGGCGACACGGGCCCCAACACTGGCGGCATGGGCGCTTACTCGCCGGCGCCGGTGATGACGCAAGCCATGTGCGAGCGGGCCATGCGGGAGATCATCGAGCCCACGGTGCGCGGCATGGCCGAGGAGGGCCGGCCGTTCCGGGGGGTGCTCTACGCCGGGCTGATGATCACCGCCCAGGGTCCGAAGCTGATCGAGTACAACATCCGCTTCGGCGATCCCGAGTGCCAGGTGCTGATGGCGCGGATGAAGTCGGACCTGCTGCTGGCGATCCTGGCCACCGTCGACGGCGTGCTCGACAAGTTCGACCTGCGCTGGATCGACGACCCGGCGCTGGTTGTGGTGATGGCCGCGAACGGCTATCCCGGCGACGTGAAGAAGGGCGGCGAGATCCGCGGCCTGGCCGACGCCTGGGCGGTCGACGGCGTCACCGTCTTTCACGCCGGCACGAAGCGCGACGGCGACCGCTTCCTGGCCAGTGGCGGCCGGGTGCTGGGGATCACCGCCACCGGCCCGACGGTGACCGAGGCGCAGGCCCGCGCCTACCGGGCGGTCGACCTGATCGACTGGCCGGACGGCTTCTGCCGGCGCGACATCGGCTGGCGCGCGGTGGAGCGGGAAGCTAGAACGGGCCGAGTATCCGAGCAGACGACGCGCGGGGGAGGCGCGGCGACATGAATCAGATGAGCGAACTTTTTTCCGGCACCAAGGAAGTCGACGAGCGTTTCAGCTTCGACGAGGGCGCGCTGGAAAGCTATCTGCGCGAGCACGTCGAGAGCTTCGGCGGCGGACTTCAGGTGCGGCAGTTCAAGGGCGGGCAGTCCAACCCGACCTATGCGCTGCGCGACGACAGCGGCAAGGAATACGTGCTGCGCCGCAAGCCGCCCGGAAAGCTGCTGCCATCGGCGCACGCGGTCGACCGCGAGTACAAGGTGATCACCGCGCTGCACGAACACACCGACGTGCCGGCGCCGAAGACCTACTGCCTCTGCGAGGACGAAAACGTCATCGGCACGATGTTCTACGTCATGGACCTGGTCGACGGCCGCATCATCTGGGATCAGACCCTGCCCGACATTCCGAAGTCGGAGCGGGCGAAGTATTTCGACGCCATGAACGACGTCATCGCCCGGCTGCACAACGCCGACTACAAGGCCATCGGCCTGGAGGATTTCGGCAAGCCCGGCAACTACGTCGCCCGCCAGGTCGGCCGCTGGTCCAAGCAGTACAAGCTCTCCGAGATCGAGAAGATCGAGGAGATGGACCGGCTGATGGAATGGCTGCCGGAGAACATCCCCGCGACCGACGAGACGACCGTGATCCACGGCGACTACCGCATGGACAACATGGTCTTTCACCCGACCGAGCCGCGCGTCGTCGCCGTGCTCGACTGGGAACTCTCGACGCTGGGCGACCCGCTGGCCGACTTCGCCTACCACGTCATGAGCTGGCGCCTGCCCAACAGCCTGTTCCGCGGCATCGGCGGCGAGGACCTGGACGCCCTCGGCATCCCGCACGAGGACGAATATGTCGCCGCCTATTGCCGCCGCACGGGCCGCGAGCGGATCGACAACTGGGACTACTATCTCGCCTACAACATGTTCCGCATCGCCGCGATCCTGCAGGGCATCGCGGGCCGCGTGCGCGACGGCACCGCCGCCTCTTCGCACGCCGACGAGCAGGTGGCGCGTATCCGGCCCATCGCCGAGTTCGCCTGGGCGCAGGCGGAGAAGGTGATCAAGGCGGGGTGAGAGACGGCCTCTAACGCGCCGCTCTGGACGCCTCTCGCATGATGTAGCGGTTGCCGCGCTCCCAGGTGACGGTCAGGCCGTAGCGCGTGATGCGCCAGCCCTCCGGCCGCCGGACGAGATCGATGTCGTAATAGCCGCCGATGATGTAGTCCGGATCGGCCTTGGCGGCGCGGTAGCGGTGCAGCGCCTGCAGATAGGCGGTCAGGTGTGCCCTGTCGCCGTCGATCCGGTGGACGTGATTGCCGGTCAGGTGCTGGGTGACGTCGAGCCCGCCGACGGTCTTGCGCACGGCGTCGATCCACTCGGCCCGGCTGTAGCGGCCCTCGGCGCCGCCGAAGCCGGAGAAGTCGGTCTCGACCGGATCGTCGAAGACCTGCTCCAGCAGCTTGAAATCCCTGGTGTCGATGGCGGTGGCGTAGCGGTGCATCACGTCGCTCACCGCCATTCGTTCGGCCGCCTCGCGCAGCATGTCGTCGGTCATGTCGGTCCTCCCCTGTTTCGACCGGGACAGTATGGAAGCGCCGATTGCGTCGGGCCAAGGCTTTCCCTACAACCTAGCGACCCTCGAGAGCGCCCAACCGACGGAGCGACGTCCCCATGCGGCTTTCCCAGTTCTTCCTGCCCGTCCTCAAGGAGAATCCGGCGGAGGCGCAGATCGCCTCCCACCGCTACATGCTCCGCGCCGGCATGATCCGCCAGTCCAGCGCCGGCATCTATTCCTGGCTGCCGCTGGGCTTCCGGGTGCTGAAGAAGATCGAGCAGATCGTGCGCGAGGAACAGGACGCCGCGGGCGCCCTGGAAGTGTTGATGCCGACGATCCAGCCGGCCGATCTGTGGCGTGAGTCCGGGCGCTATGACGACTATGGAAAGGAGATGCTGCGCATCACCGACCGCCATGGCCGCGACATGCTCTACGGCCCCACGAACGAGGAGCAGATCACGGAGATCTTCCGCGCCGCCGCACGCTCCTACCGCGACGTGCCGAAGCTGCTCTATCACATCCAGTGGAAGTTCCGCGACGAGGTGCGGCCCCGCTTCGGCATCATGCGCGGGCGCGAGTTCCTGATGAAGGACGCCTATTCCTTCGATCTGGATTACGAAAGCTCCAGAAGAGCTTACAACAAGATGTTCGTGTCCTATCTCAGGACCTTCGAGCGCATGGGGCTGCACGCCATCCCGCTGCGCGCCGCGACCGGACCGATCGGCGGCGACCTGAGCCACGAGTTCGTCGTTCTGGCGGACACCGGCGAGTCGGAGGTGTTCTGTCACCGCGACCTGCTGGAATTCCGCGCGCCGACGGAGATCGACTATGACGGCGACCTGCAACCCATCGTCGACCGCTGGACGTCCATCTACGCCGCCGCCGACGAGATGCACGATCCGGCTGCGTGCCCGGTGCCCGACGCGGATCTGGTCAAGCGCCGCGGCATCGAGGTGGGCCACATCTTCCATTTCGGTTCCAAGTATTCGAAGCCCATGGGCGCGACGGTAACCGGCCCGGACGGGCAGGAGACCGAGCTGCAGATGGGCTCCTACGGCATCGGCGTCTCCCGTCTGGTCGGTGGCATCATCGAGGCCAGCCATGACGGCGACGGCATCATCTGGCCCGATCCGGTGGCGCCGTTCCATGTCGGTATCGTCAACCTGAAGGCCGGCGACGCCGATTGCGACGCGGCCTGCGAGGGGCTGGAGACGCAGTTCGCCAATGCCGGGCTGGAAGTGCTGGTCGACGACACGGACGAGCGCGCCGGGGCGAAGTTCGCCACCATGGACCTGATCGGGCTGCCCTGGCAGATCGTCGTGGGTCCCCGCGGCCTGAAGAACGGCGTTGTCGAGGTCAAGCGCCGCCGTTCCGGCGAGAAGGAGGAGATGAGCCTGGAGGCCGCGGTCAACAAGGTCGTGGGTTTCGAAT
Proteins encoded:
- a CDS encoding phosphoribosylamine--glycine ligase, which codes for MNVLVIGSGGREHALCWKLAASPVLTRLICAPGNGGIADDAECVALDVADHAAVVAFCRGEGVDLVVVGPEAPLVAGLVDDLEAAGIRAFGPSRAASELEASKGFTKDLCRRHGIPTGDYERFTDAAAAKAYVAAKGAPIVVKADGLAAGKGVTVAQSVEEANAAIDEAFGGRFGAAGAEIVVEEYLVGEEASFFVLTDGRNVLPLATAQDHKPVGDGDTGPNTGGMGAYSPAPVMTQAMCERAMREIIEPTVRGMAEEGRPFRGVLYAGLMITAQGPKLIEYNIRFGDPECQVLMARMKSDLLLAILATVDGVLDKFDLRWIDDPALVVVMAANGYPGDVKKGGEIRGLADAWAVDGVTVFHAGTKRDGDRFLASGGRVLGITATGPTVTEAQARAYRAVDLIDWPDGFCRRDIGWRAVEREARTGRVSEQTTRGGGAAT
- a CDS encoding aminoglycoside phosphotransferase encodes the protein MNQMSELFSGTKEVDERFSFDEGALESYLREHVESFGGGLQVRQFKGGQSNPTYALRDDSGKEYVLRRKPPGKLLPSAHAVDREYKVITALHEHTDVPAPKTYCLCEDENVIGTMFYVMDLVDGRIIWDQTLPDIPKSERAKYFDAMNDVIARLHNADYKAIGLEDFGKPGNYVARQVGRWSKQYKLSEIEKIEEMDRLMEWLPENIPATDETTVIHGDYRMDNMVFHPTEPRVVAVLDWELSTLGDPLADFAYHVMSWRLPNSLFRGIGGEDLDALGIPHEDEYVAAYCRRTGRERIDNWDYYLAYNMFRIAAILQGIAGRVRDGTAASSHADEQVARIRPIAEFAWAQAEKVIKAG
- a CDS encoding proline--tRNA ligase; the protein is MRLSQFFLPVLKENPAEAQIASHRYMLRAGMIRQSSAGIYSWLPLGFRVLKKIEQIVREEQDAAGALEVLMPTIQPADLWRESGRYDDYGKEMLRITDRHGRDMLYGPTNEEQITEIFRAAARSYRDVPKLLYHIQWKFRDEVRPRFGIMRGREFLMKDAYSFDLDYESSRRAYNKMFVSYLRTFERMGLHAIPLRAATGPIGGDLSHEFVVLADTGESEVFCHRDLLEFRAPTEIDYDGDLQPIVDRWTSIYAAADEMHDPAACPVPDADLVKRRGIEVGHIFHFGSKYSKPMGATVTGPDGQETELQMGSYGIGVSRLVGGIIEASHDGDGIIWPDPVAPFHVGIVNLKAGDADCDAACEGLETQFANAGLEVLVDDTDERAGAKFATMDLIGLPWQIVVGPRGLKNGVVEVKRRRSGEKEEMSLEAAVNKVVGFE